DNA from Pseudomonas mendocina:
CTCAGGCTGCTGACCGAAGCATCGTCGGCACGCTTGAGCAGCGCCACGGTGGACTCTGCAATCGGGGCGGTGAAGGCGAACTGATCGAAGCGCGCCTTGTTCACCGTGACCGAGGTGACCACGAAATCGAACTTGCCGGTATCCAGGCCCGGCAGAATGCCCTGGAAGGGCAGATCCAGTTGCTTGACCTTGACGTCGGGCAGATCCTTGAGCACGTAGTTCATCAGATCGACGCCATAACCGACGATCTTGCCGTTCTCCACCGACTCGAACGGTGCGAAGCGGGCTTCGGTGGCGATGGTGATCTGTTTGGCCTGCTGGATGCGTTGCAGCAGGTCATCGGCCTGGGCCAGGGAGCTGGCAAGCAGGGTGGCCAAGGCGAATGTCAGGTTTTTCACGGCACGGCGATGCATGGCGAGGCCTCTTCTTGAAGAGATGGATATTTATTCAAGCAACTTGAATGAAGTTACAAAGGCATGAAGCATGCCAACCCTTCAAAAGGCCGCCAGACGCAAGAAATGCACAGCACGGGAGGGTCATTGCGCACCATCGGCGAGCAAATGAGTGCATGCGTGGACTGCCATGGTGCGCGCCACCGCCAATCGGCTGCAGCATCAATTCGTGATATTTCCTCACAGGTCAGAGCGAAGCTATCGCTTTTCTCACGCCCCCCGCGGCGTTAGTCTGCGGCCATCGACAGACGCTTCGGCCTTGTCCGTCAACCGACGGCCAGCCCATCCAACCTCAGGAGCACGCCATGACCTCATTTCGCACCGGCCCCGACACTCGCGGCCTGTTCGGTCGCTTCGGCGGCCAGTTCGTCGCCGAAACCCTGATGCCGCTGATCAACTCGCTGGCCGCCGAATACGAGAAGGCCAAGAACGATCCGGCCTTCCTCGAAGAACTGGCCTACTTCCAGCGCGATTACATCGGCCGCGCCAGCCCGCTGTACTACGCCGAGCGCCTCTCCGAACACTTCGGCGGGGCGAAGATCTACCTCAAGCGCGAAGACCTGAACCACACCGGTGCGCACAAGATCAACAACTGCATCGGCCAGATCCTGCTGGCCAAGCGCATGGGCAAGCAGCGCATCATCGCCGAGACCGGCGCTGGCATGCACGGCGTGGCCACCGCCACCGTGGCCGCGCGCTTCGGCATGCAGTGCGTGGTGTACATGGGCACCACCGACATCGACCGCCAGCAGGCCAACGTCTTCCGCATGAAACTGCTCGGCGCCGAGGTGATCCCGGTCACTGCCGGCACCGGTACCCTCAAGGACGCCATGAACGAGGCCCTGCGCGACTGGGTGACCAACGTCCACAACACCTTCTACCTGATCGGCACCGCAGCCGGCCCGCACCCTTACCCGGCCATGGTGCGTGACTTCCAGTCGGTGATCGGCAACGAAGTGCGCGAGCAGATCCTCGAGAAGGAAGGGCGCCTGCCCGACTCGCTGGTGGCCTGCATCGGCGGCGGCTCCAACGCCATCGGCCTGTTCCACCCCTTCCTCGACGATAGCGGCGTGCAGATCGTCGGCGTCGAGGCGGCCGGCCACGGCATCGACACCGGCAAGCATGCGGCGAGCATGGCTGGCGGCGCGCCGGGTGTGCTGCACGGCAACCGCACCTTCCTGCTGCAGGACGAGGACGGCCAGATCACCGATGCCCACTCGATTTCCGCCGGCCTCGACTACCCCGGCGTCGGCCCGGAACACGCCTGGTTGCACGAGATCAAGCGCGTCGAATACGTGCCGATCAGCGATGACGAAGCCCTCGAAGCCTTCCACCACTGCTGCCGCCTGGAAGGCATCATCCCGGCCCTGGAAAGCGCCCACGCGCTGGCCGAAGCCTTCAAACGTGCACCCAAGCTGCCCAAGGATCACCTGATGGTGATCAACCTGTCCGGTCGTGGCGACAAGGACATGCAGACCGTGATGCACCACATGCAGGACAACCAGGAGAAGCACGCATGAGCCGCCTGCAGAACCGTTTCGCCGAACTGAAAGCGGAAAACCGCGC
Protein-coding regions in this window:
- the trpB gene encoding tryptophan synthase subunit beta, which gives rise to MTSFRTGPDTRGLFGRFGGQFVAETLMPLINSLAAEYEKAKNDPAFLEELAYFQRDYIGRASPLYYAERLSEHFGGAKIYLKREDLNHTGAHKINNCIGQILLAKRMGKQRIIAETGAGMHGVATATVAARFGMQCVVYMGTTDIDRQQANVFRMKLLGAEVIPVTAGTGTLKDAMNEALRDWVTNVHNTFYLIGTAAGPHPYPAMVRDFQSVIGNEVREQILEKEGRLPDSLVACIGGGSNAIGLFHPFLDDSGVQIVGVEAAGHGIDTGKHAASMAGGAPGVLHGNRTFLLQDEDGQITDAHSISAGLDYPGVGPEHAWLHEIKRVEYVPISDDEALEAFHHCCRLEGIIPALESAHALAEAFKRAPKLPKDHLMVINLSGRGDKDMQTVMHHMQDNQEKHA